A single Phragmites australis chromosome 4, lpPhrAust1.1, whole genome shotgun sequence DNA region contains:
- the LOC133914340 gene encoding uncharacterized protein LOC133914340, which produces MNGGDSSPVMTDSERRAYRYKEQAAPRLLGMRKSWSNDSLAGYAYGGGRASCVCAPTTHPGSFRCKHHRHASNLGADVKHHEAQRTASADQDKSS; this is translated from the coding sequence ATGAACGGCGGCGACAGCAGCCCGGTGATGACCGACAGCGAGCGGCGGGCGTACCGGTACAAGGAGCAGGCGGCGCCGAGGCTGCTGGGCATGAGGAAATCGTGGTCCAACGACTCGCTCGCCGGCTACGCATACGGGGGCGGCAGGGCGTCCTGCGTGTGCGCACCCACCACGCACCCGGGCTCCTTCCGCTGCAAGCACCACCGCCACGCCTCCAACCTCGGCGCCGACGTGAAGCATCACGAGGCCCAGAGGACGGCGTCCGCCGATCAGGACAAGTCGTCCTGA